TAACACTGCTCACCAGGAGATTTTGTCAAAGTTTCACCTTCTTGTTCTGGTCTAAATGTGAAATGGAGAGCAAAGAGAACCCTTCTTAGCTGGTCTATAATCCATCCCATGCTATGGATGAGCGCGGCAACGAGTGCGAATCAATCAGAACACAGAAAATTGGAGGAGTTGGAAGATGCTGCTTTCAAGAATTATTGCAGACACCATTAACTGATGACAACCATGAGCTGCTGCAGACTTTTCCGCACCAAGTGATGTTGAGAAGACGCtttatttcttctctcttttggtattttcacaCTCGCAAATATCAGAAGCTTCCGGTCTTAAGAGCAGCAAAGAAGGGGTCTTAGGTTTTGACAGTGTTCGCTTTTTTTTTACCTCGGTGTTATAATTGGAGGGCCTGGACGTTGAAAATTCAAGCAATCATGCGTCAAACTGTGACTGGGGGACTCAGACAAAAGTGGGTTTGTCAGTGCATTGATGTCCCCTTCTCCAAGCAGGATTGTACCAGTCGGTTGCTTGTTTCTCTTCCTGTGTGTCGTAGTAAATGGGGGATGCTCCGTGCAGAAAACACACAGAATTGGCCAAAAGCATCCTATCTCTCCTTCCGACAGGAAACGAAGGGTGAGGAGTAAtcacttcactctctctctctctctctctctctctctctctctctctaaacatatacgtacatatatatatatatatgtatgtgtgtgcGCCTGAATGTCTAATTTGAACCTCAATTACTCGGGTTAGATGGCTTTATTTCAGtaaaaacaccaactttagttTGAACTTCAATTCTAGCCCGAACCTTTATTTGTCTCGttaaaaagcaccaactttagcTCGCATTTCAACtctaatctcattttttttttgtctcataaaaaaacaccaactttaaCACGTATCCCAATTTTAgattaaactttttctttttgtgtcgTAGAAGAAAACATAAACTTTTAGTTGGTACCCAAACTGGTCCCTACCAAGCTTTCATCCAGTATCCGCCTAGTGTACATGAAATAACACGTCGAATTATTTACAGCATCATTGGACGGAAACTCGACGAGGCCTAGATTTGGGTGTCCATTGAAAGTTGATGCTTTTTTCACGAGACAAAAAAGGGCCAAAATGAAGACTTGACACAAAGTTGGTGATTCTTTgtgagacaaataaaaaaagaagaagtttaagCCAGAATTGGATATCGAGCTAAAATtgctattatgtttttttttttaaaagggaatAGGGCCCTCATTTGATTTAGAGCCCTTATAAATAACAAGCTCGAATCCTTTGGTTGCTTCTCGATTTCCAAAGATCATAATTCAGTTGCAATGATGATAATTATCATCCGCGGCTCAATTTAAGACATTCATTAATAGGTTGAACTATGATTTCTAGAAATCGAGGAGCGTAAGAAATCGAGAATTTTATAGGGGATCCGAGAGTAATCTCTACACCATTCGACCGACCACCACaataaaaattttctctttctaacCATGTTTTGTTGTACAAGAAAGTTCATCTTAGATCAACAAAGTTTTAAGTCTGTTACTAAGTCCCATTGATTTTAGAGGTAGATAACATAGACATGCCATGATTAAGTTGAATGTCACATGTCAATATATGATATTGACGTATCAAAGAAAAACTCCTCCTATTCGAGAACTTATATACTCATGGTCTTTAGTCCTTGCATCGATGAGAAATCCCCCAACTCGCCAATCAACTACACCGATATGACGGTTCAGTTTATTGCATCTTATATTCACGAGGCATCCTCTTTCGACTTTCCTTTGGACATTCGAGATAAAAATGCTTGCTTATAGGAATCAAATTCTTTGGTTGAGACTGGACAtgctaatctctctctctctctctctctctctctctctctctctctctctctctctctctctctctctctctctctctctctctctctctctctcgttgcgCGCATAGCCCTTTATTACTCATGACTGCAAAGCACACATCGAGGCTCAAAACATATAAGACGGGGCACATTGAGCTTCCCCTTCTTCTTGATGATCAGTAGGCCACGCCAACTTGACCAAATCTCCAATCTTAGCCCCGTTCCATAATTGCCGTTCTCATCATGTAATGTAAAGAGCTTTTGCACTCAAGCCCACCAAATCCTCCCAAGCTCCTAACAAGCAACAACCACCATCCATTGATCAAGAATTTATTGCTTTCCGAGCAGCCAATGAGAATCTTGACGACTTTCAACTACAAatctctcaactttttttttttttttttttggaaaatatcatTTGGATTTGTTCCTCGGAAGTCGTCGGACCAAAGATCCGGGCGATGTCTTGTAATTATGAGTAGGGTGGAACATATGCATCAATTTGCTCAAACGCAGAGGCTTTCCATAGGTTCTGCGTCACTCTCAACTCGGCACCGCTTCGTGGGTCCCCACTCCCCTCCTCCTATCGTTCATTAGCTTCTTGACACGTCACCCGATTTCCACCAATAAAAGGTTCTACTTTGCCTCTGATGccgacaataaaaaaattttagttttgcCACGTCGTCTGGGAATGTTCGCTTAGAAAAATGGGGCTCCTTCCCTATTCTATTCTATCCTCTTCTTTAGTTCCATCGCATGATTGCCCGAGGACATGGTAATCCAAATTTAAGGGTAGTGGGTAGATAAGTACTAGgaacaaatatttttatttttttgagtcTCGATGTGCGACGCTGTCAATCCGTCGGAGGCGTTGGTCTGTCTTTCGCTGTAAGGTTGTATTACCTACTCGCATTACAGAAAATAATGtagatgagaaagaaaaagagagagggaatcaTCTGGTGCCAGTGAACATGTTTAAATGGGAGTGTTAATTCTGAACTTGCTTAAAggggttttcctttagttgcaTTAAAAGTGTCAGAGAGCACCACATCTGTGAATCAAGATTCGTGATGATCTTCATCTTGTTTCATGAAAGAGTGAAGAAGATGCAGTTAGTCGAAGAGGGATTGGACGTTTGCCAAAGAGATCTATCTTCTCATATTTGGTTCTTGACGATCCGATTTGGGTAATCTCAACCTCTGGTTTCGAACCAAACCGATTGTGCCCAAGCATTATGTACACAAAATAAGAACTTTGAGTCGATGTGGGGATTGGCTGGAGATCGATGGCGCACGTTGAGTCGATGTGGAGATTGGCTGGAGATTGATGGTGGAACATGCACAGTACACCTGCCACGATGACTGGGACGACGGGCACGGCATCATAAACCAGTACCTGGGTTTTAGGAAATGTTTGATGTGAATCAATATGACCACCGGTTTTTAttcttggttaaaaaaaaaaaaaaacaagaaaaccgaAGAAGTCTTTGATCCGTTCTGGATGAATTCATGAATCATCAGAACTGGCATTACTCAAAAATCCCAACCCCGAAGATGGACTGAGCTTCTTGACAAATCAGGATCAAAATGAAGTATACTTTCTGCCGACATCGATTCATTCTTCCTCTTACTTTTCGGTTTTCCCATTTTATTCGCAAGACTTGACACAATGCCTCCCTGCCAGAAGAAGAAACTCTGAGAAGCCAAAGCAGCGaggcaaaagaaacaaatttgtaACCAACTACCTCCTTAGATTTACGTATTCGAGTTACCCATTACCAAATTCCATCCATTCAAGGAGAAATTCATTTGTAGAGAGGCTACACATACCATTTCTTCCAGAAGTTCAAGACAAAACCAGGATACCATGAGACAAACCCTGAAATGCTCATGTTTTGTCGCCTTCCAGATTTGTAAGAAAGCGGAACAAATGGGAGTAAGCCGTGAAACATTTTCACCACTGGTGACAGACGCCGATCCTGCTCTTCATTCTGTCCTAAGAGCTGCTTCTACCTAATGATACCAGGGTCCTGACCAGAGCACCTGGACATTACCCTATTAATCCACTTCAGAAGTGAACGAGAATAACCAAGGTTAGGCATATGGAGCTTTCCTCTGTCGGAGCCACGATCTGACCCAAATGAGTTTACTGCTCCATCCCGAGGTCACCCCAACGGACCTTGTATCTTGCTGCAAGATAGTGGGCCCCAACTGGGCCCCGGCTTCCATGAGGGTAGTACTCggggatcatcttcttctcctcaaGTTCGTTCAACACCGGCGTGAAGAGTGACCAAGCAGCATCAAGTTCGTCACTGCGGATGAAcagccttctttctccttcgaTGGCGTCGAGTAAAAGCCTCTCATATGCATCTGGGATCTCCTTTGAATATCTGTAAAGCACCAGGacaatcatttcctttttttgtgtgcAGATGATAGCAGAATGTGGTGCAAAGTGCGCACCAAGTACAAAGCCAATAAAGTGCCTAATGACATAGAAGCTATTAAGAAAGTTACCTTGCTGCATAGTGCAGATTTAGATTACTCCGGTCCAATCTCATCCCCAAACCAGGGACCTTGTTATTGATTTTCAAATAAATGGCCTCATCTGGCTGAACTCGAATAACCAGCTCATTTGTGGCTTGATCGAGATCTGTCCCTATGTTTCGATTATAGAGATTACCTGGCACGTGTCTGAACTGCACCCTTATCTCAGTCCTGTGTTAAAGGACAGCAGAAAAACAAAGGTAAAAGGCAAATTCGTGATACTCTTTGCGAAATAACTCAAACCAAGAAGTAAAAACTGTTCATGATATCTCAAAACCACATTTACATCTTATTATGCAATGCCTTTCCAGCTTTCATCAAGAAAGGCACGCCATCCCATCTCGCATTATCTATGAAAAGCGCAGCTGCGGCAAAAGTTGGTGTTAGGCTGTCTTTAGGCACAGTGTTGTCATCTGTATAAGCCGGGTAGGTGATCCCTCCTTTAGTGTGGCTCTTGTATTGCCCTACAACCACATCTTCAAGACTCAGTGGCCTCATAGAACGCAACACTTTGACCTGGTATATACTCGAAATAATCAGTACAGCAATCCATCCAAAAACACAAAAGCAAAATTAGGTTTCCGTTTAAGTACCTTTTCATTCCTGATATCCTCAGCATCCAAACTCACAGGAGTTTCCATTGCAAAGAGTGCAAGCATTTGGAGCAGGTGATTTTGCATGATATCTCTTATAATCCCGTAGTGGTCAAAGTACCTGAAACACACAGTGGCATTTAAGCAAACCTTAAGCTTAAGCAGTAGATTGACTAAAAGCCCACAGACAAAGAAACATACCCTCCACGTCCTTCCGTGCCAAAATCTTCTGAAAATATCAATTGCACATTCCTTATATACTGCCTTGACCATAAAGGTTCGAAAATGAGATTCGAAAAGCGTAGAACGGATAAGTTTTCCACAAGCTCCTTCCCTAGATAGTGGTCAATCCTGTAAGAAGCACTCTCTTAGTCAGCTCATACTCAATATTACCGACCAATGGATTAGCATCATAGTTGATGAAAGCAGTACCTGAAAATCTGATCCTCCTCTAGGTACTGCTTAAGAGCTTTGGTCAAAGCAGCTGATGATTCTGAATCCCGACCAAAGGGTTTCTCGACAATGACCCTAGTCCAGCCATTACCAGATGAAGCTGATAAGCTTGCGCATCTTACAGcttcaatgaaaatatttggcgGAATTGAAAGATAGAAGAGGCGATTAGAGACTCTTCCACCCTATATACAGACCGTTCGTAATTGTCCcatgaaatagaaaaagagaatcagtaaaacaaacaaaaactcTCACCTCAGCTTATGTGAGGCATGCAGTAAATTACACAACCAAGTCACACCAATAGAAAGCTCAAACTCGATACAATTGAGTTTGAATTTGAACTGAACTACAATGAGTAAGCCAACAACTCGATTATTTTAGATCAAGCTGTCATAATCTGCGTAATAATAATCACAAATTATGAAAAACCATGGCAAATTAGAACAAAAATTAGTGTTTAGGGCTTGCAACTGGTTGGCCCACTCGCATGATATAACCTTGCTAGTGAGTtgcattttttgtcaaaagtaaTTCTCCAGAAACAAAATCTGGTCTAGAACAAGATGATGCGCTcaacttcttttgaaaatggTTGGCCGTGACTTATTAAAGCGACGCCACATGTTGATTCTGTAACACGAGTTTAGACAAATAAACTAGACTTCCAAGAAGTATTCAGTTTAGTACTAATCTAAGAGGGATTAGACGCCCTAGCTATTGATTGGACAAAATACAGATAAGATTATTGAGTTGTTCTATGTGATGCATTCCACGATAAAATTTATTCTCAAAGGGGGAAAGGCGCCATAAACATGGTAGAAGCATAAAAGCACAAGAAAATTAGAACATTGGGGTTTTTGTCCTGCCAATAACTATATCAGACTGGACCCTCTATAATAAACATGTCATGTGGTCCGGTCTCGTTTGACCTCATTCATAAGCCATTTGCTCTTCATTTTGGAAATGTGCAATAACCTGGTTTGACATGACAATAAAACGACACAGAAAACCAAATTGCCATCCCCACTTTCCCTTTGCATAAATGCATGAATATTTTGCGAATTACTAGCAAAGTCAAAAATCAAGTACATTACTAAGATTACCTCGTGCTCCTTCAGCTTTTTGTCTAGCTGCACAAAGTTATCTTGAGAATCATATTGACCAGAATGATAGAAGCATCTTTTGAGGAATTGGTCCATCTTTTCACCACAGTTCTCCCTGAgagacaaaaagataaaatttattcGCTTGATCCAATCTCCCAATAAGCAAAGAGACAGCTTCCAAGAGAGTCGAGCATCTCGTAATGCACCAAAATCCTCAACAGCAAGGTGGACATTTTAAACCGcacagaaagaaaagataagagcTAGTTCACCTTTTATCAATCCGGCACGTGAGTGTCCTGCTAATCATGTTTCTGAGTTCTTCATCGGTCATCTTAGTCCGAGCATAACCGAATATAGTGAAGTGCTGCAAACATAGAAGCATGATCACTCAGCTTGCTTTGTGTATGCATCCACAAGCACAAATCACAGCTAAAGATATTATTTTCATATGATTAAGCAAGCATACTTCCAATA
The genomic region above belongs to Rhodamnia argentea isolate NSW1041297 chromosome 6, ASM2092103v1, whole genome shotgun sequence and contains:
- the LOC115749323 gene encoding glucose-6-phosphate 1-dehydrogenase, chloroplastic; the protein is MATLSSTSCRSYATPLSPSSSSSSSSSHAPPPPSIYGHHHRRIALSSIPKRFCSAKVSSRFRGKCFTSAIHMQDGAVAPALVKNETPFKELTEGLVSATSSEETKVAAEFLNNNGSTVSITVVGASGDLAKKKIFPALFALYYEDCLPEHFTIFGYARTKMTDEELRNMISRTLTCRIDKRENCGEKMDQFLKRCFYHSGQYDSQDNFVQLDKKLKEHEGGRVSNRLFYLSIPPNIFIEAVRCASLSASSGNGWTRVIVEKPFGRDSESSAALTKALKQYLEEDQIFRIDHYLGKELVENLSVLRFSNLIFEPLWSRQYIRNVQLIFSEDFGTEGRGGYFDHYGIIRDIMQNHLLQMLALFAMETPVSLDAEDIRNEKVKVLRSMRPLSLEDVVVGQYKSHTKGGITYPAYTDDNTVPKDSLTPTFAAAALFIDNARWDGVPFLMKAGKALHNKMTEIRVQFRHVPGNLYNRNIGTDLDQATNELVIRVQPDEAIYLKINNKVPGLGMRLDRSNLNLHYAARYSKEIPDAYERLLLDAIEGERRLFIRSDELDAAWSLFTPVLNELEEKKMIPEYYPHGSRGPVGAHYLAARYKVRWGDLGMEQ